In Accipiter gentilis chromosome 17, bAccGen1.1, whole genome shotgun sequence, one DNA window encodes the following:
- the IPO7 gene encoding importin-7, whose protein sequence is MDPNTIIEALRGTMDPALREAAERQLNEAHKSVNFVSTLLQITMSEQLDLPVRQAGVIYLKNMITQYWPDRETAPGEIPPYSIPEEDRHCIRENIVEAIIHSPELIRVQLTTCIHHIIKHDYPSRWTAVVEKIGFYLQSDNSACWLGILLCLYQLVKNYEYKKPEERSPLIAAMQHFLPVLKDSFIQLLSDPSDQSVLIQKQIFKIFYALVQYTLPLELINQQNLTEWIEILKTVVDRDVPAETLQVDEDDRPELPWWKCKKWALHILARLFERYGSPGNVSKEYNEFAEVFLKAFAVGVQQVLLKVLYQYKEKQYMAPRVLQQTLNYINQGVSHAVTWKNLKPHIQGIIQDVIFPLMCYTDADEELWQEDPYEYIRMKFDVFEDFISPTTAAQTLLFTSCSKRKEVLQKTMGFCYQILTEPNADPRKKDGALHMIGSLAEILLKKKIYKDQMEYMLQNHVFPLFSSELGYMRARACWVLHYFCEVKFKSDQNLQTALELTRRCLIDDREMPVKVEAAIALQVLISNQEKAKEYITPFIRPVMQALLHIIRETENDDLTNVIQKMICEYSEEVTPIAVEMTQHLAMTFNQVIQTGPDEEGSDDKAVTAMGILNTIDTLLSVVEDHKEITQQLEGICLQVIGTVLQQHVLEFYEEIFSLAHSLTCQQVSAQMWQLLPLVFEVFQQDGFDYFTDMMPLLHNYVTVDTDTLLSDTKYLEMIYSMCKKVLTGVAGEDAECHAAKLLEVIILQCKGRGIDQCIPLFVEAALERLTREVKTSELRTMCLQVAIAALYYNPHLLLNTLENLRFPNNVEPVTNHFITQWLNDVDCFLGLHDRKMCVLGLCALIDLEQIPQVLNQVAGQILPAFILLFNGLKRAYACHAEHENDSDDDDEAEEDEETEELGSDEDDIDEDGQEYLEILAKQAGEDGDDEDWEEDDAEETALEGYSTIIDDEDNPIDEYQIFKTIFQTIQNRNPVWYQALTQGLNEEQRKQLQDIATLADQRRAAHESKMIEKHGGYKFNAPVVPTSFNFGGPAPGMN, encoded by the exons GCTCATAAGTCAGTGAACTTTGTTTCAACTCTGCTTCAGATCACTATGTCTGAGCAGCTGGATTTACCAGTGAGACAAGCAG GGGTTATCTACTTGAAAAATATGATAACCCAATATTGGCCAGATCGTGAAACTGCACCAGGAGAGATTCCACCTTACTCCATCCCAGAAGAAGATAGACACTGTATTCGTGAAAATATTGTAGAAGCCATTATTCACTCTCCTGAGCTGATTAG AGTACAGCTTACTACTTGCATTCACCATATTATCAAGCATGATTATCCTAGTCGCTGGACTGCAGTTGTGGAGAAAATTGGATTTTATCTTCAGTCTGACAACAGTGCTTGTTGGCTTGGAATTCTTCTTTGTCTTTATCAACTTGTAAAAAACTATGA GTACAAGAAACCAGAGGAGCGGAGTCCTTTGATAGCAGCAATGCAACATTTTCTACCAGTTCTGAAGGATAGTTTCATTCAGCTCTTGAGTGATCCATCTGATCAGTCTGTCCTCATCCAGAAACagatcttcaaaatattttatgccCTTGTCCag tacaCATTACCTTTGGAGTTGATAAATCAGCAAAACCTGACTGAATGGATAGAAATCCTGAAGACTGTTGTCGATAGGGATGTACCAGCT GAAACCCTTCAAGTTGATGAAGATGATAGACCTGAGTTGCCTTGGTGGAAATGCAAGAAGTGGGCTTTGCATATCTTAGCTAGACTTTTTGAGAG GTATGGAAGCCCTGGTAATGTTTCCAAGGAGTACAATGAGTTTGCTGAAGTGTTCCTGAAGGCATTCGCTGTTGGTGTTCAGCAA GTGTTGCTGAAGGTGTTGTATCAATACAAGGAAAAGCAGTACATGGCTCCTAGAGTTCTGCAGCAAACACTGAATTATATCAATCAAGGAGTGTCACATGCAGTCACCTGGAAGAATCTGAAACCTCATATTCAA GGAATTATCCAAGATGTTATTTTTCCATTGATGTGCTATACAGATGCTGATGAAGAGCTTTGGCAAGAAGATCCATATGAATATATTCGCATGAAATTTG ATGTATTTGAAGACTTCATTTCTCCAACAACTGCTGCTCAGACATTATTGTTTACATCGTGTAGTAAAAGGAAAGAG GTCTTGCAGAAGACAATGGGCTTTTGTTATCAGATCCTTACGGAGCCAAATGCTGACCCTCGTAAGAAAGACGGTGCTTTACATATGATCGGTTCTTTGGCTGAAATTCTTCTAAAA AAGAAGATATATAAAGATCAGATGGAATATATGTTGCAGAATCATGTGTTCCCTCTCTTCAGCAGTGAGCTGGGTTACATGAGAGCACGG gCTTGTTGGgttcttcattatttttgtgaAGTCAAATTTAAGAGTGACCAGAATCTCCAGACAGCCTTAGAACTCACAAGACGGTGTCTGATAGATGATAGGGAAATGCCTGTGAAAGTGGAGGCTGCAATAGCACTTCAAGTTCTGATCAGTAATCAAGAGAAAG CTAAAGAATATATTACTCCATTCATTAGACCTGTAATGCAAGCTTTACTTCATATTATAAGAGAGACTGAAAATGATGATCTTACTAATGTGATTCAGAAGATGATCTGTGAATATAGTGAAGAAGTTACCCCAATTGCAGTAGAAATGACACAACATTTG GCAATGACATTTAACCAGGTGATCCAGACTGGGCCAGATGAAGAGGGCAGTGATGACAAGGCAGTGACAGCAATGGGAATCTTAAATACTATTGATACACTTCTCAGTGTAGTTGAAGATCACAAGGAA ATTACCCAGCAGCTGGAAGGGATCTGTTTGCAAGTGATTGGAACAGTTTTGCAGCAGCATGTATTAG AGTTCTATGAGGAGATCTTTTCCCTGGCTCATAGTCTGACCTGTCAACAAGTTTCTGCACAAATGTGGCAGCTTCTTCCGCTTGTTTTTGAAGTCTTTCAGCAGGATGGCTTTGATTATTTTACTG acaTGATGCCTCTCTTGCATAATTATGTTACTGTTGATACAGATACGCTTCTGTCAGACACAAAATATCTTGAAATGATCTACAGTATGTGCAAGAAG gTCCTTACAGGAGTTGCTGGAGAAGATGCAGAATGTCATGCAGCAAAGCTGTTAGAAGTGATTATTCTTCAGTGTAAAGGGCGTGGCATTGATCAG TGCATACCCTTATTTGTGGAAGCTGCATTAGAGAGATTGACCAGAGAAGTGAAAACAAGTGAACTGCGAACAATGTGCCTCCAGGTTGCCATAGCTGCTTTGTATTACAATCCTCATTTACTATTAAATACATTGGAAAATCTTCGTTTTCCCAATAATGTGGAGCCTGTCACCAATCACTTCATAACACAGTGGCTTAATGACGTGGACTGTTTCTTGGG ACTTCATGATAGAAAGATGTGTGTGCTTGGCTTGTGTGCTCTTATTGATCTGGAGCAAATACCACAGGTTTTAAATCAAGTTGCTGGCCAGATCCTGCCAGCTTTTATCCTTTTATTTAATGGATTGAAAAGAGCATATGCCTGTCATGCAGAGCACGAAAATGACagcgatgatgatgatgaagctGAAGAAGATGAGGAAACAG AGGAATTGGGGAGTGATGAAGATGACATTGATGAAGATGGTCAAGAATATCTAGAAATTCTAGCAAAACAGGCAGGTGAAGATGGAGATGATGAGGACTGGGAAGAAGATGATGCTGAAGAGACTGCTTTGGAAGGCTATTCCACAATTATTGATGATGAAGACAACCCTATTGATGAATATcagatatttaaaacaatttttcaga caaTTCAGAATCGTAACCCTGTGTGGTACCAAGCTTTGACACAGGGCCTTAATGAAGAACAAAGGAAACAATTGCAGGACATAGCAACTCTGGCAGATCAGAGACGAGCAGCACAtg aatcCAAAATGATTGAAAAGCATGGAGGATACAAATTCAATGCTCCAGTTGTGCCAACTTCATTTAATTTTGGAGGCCCTGCCCCAGGAATGAATTGA